A stretch of Castanea sativa cultivar Marrone di Chiusa Pesio chromosome 2, ASM4071231v1 DNA encodes these proteins:
- the LOC142624128 gene encoding abscisic acid 8'-hydroxylase 1-like isoform X1, translating into MFNLSKKMLLSLAPNHYDINFVAAFSVVFIFLVSKAWRRVTSGKNDIPGRLGLPYLGETISFLSATNSTKGCYDFVRLRRLWYGKWFKTRMFGKIHVFVPNPEGARMVFANDFVHFNKGYVKSMADAVGEKSLLCVPHESHKRIRRLLSDPFSTNSLSKFVKKFDKMLCERLKNLEEGGKSFVVLEFSMKLTFDAMCNMLMSITEESLLRDIERDCTSVSDAMLSIPFMIPGTRYYKGIKARERLTETFREMISRRRSGKESPEDFLQSMLQRDSYPSSEKLDDSEIMDNLLTLIVAGQTTTAAAMMWSVKFLDENREAQDKLREEQLSITRSKPEGASLALEDLNNMSYGSKVVKETLRMSNVLLWFPRVALNDCKIEGFEIKKGWHVNIDATCIHYDPDLYKDPRQFDPSRFDEMQKPYSFIPFGSGPRTCLGMNMAKVTMLVFLHRLTSGYKWTVDDLDVCLEKKAHIPRLRSGCPITLKPI; encoded by the exons ATGTTCAATTTGTCCAAGAAAATGCTACTTTCTCTAGCACCGAACCACTATGACATTAATTTTGTTGCAGCGTTTTCTgtagtatttatttttctcgTGTCAAAAGCTTGGAGAAGAGTCACAAGTGGAAAAAATGACATCCCTGGCCGGCTGGGGTTGCCTTATCTTGGTGAaaccatttcttttctttcagcCACTAATAGTACAAAAGGATGCTACGATTTTGTTAGACTCCGCCGACTATG GTACGGGAAGTGGTTCAAGACAAGGATGTTCGGCAAGATCCATGTGTTTGTTCCAAATCCAGAGGGTGCAAGAATGGTTTTTGCTAACGATTTTGTACACTTCAACAAGGGGTATGTGAAATCAATGGCAGATGCGGTTGGAGAAAAGAGCTTGCTTTGTGTACCACATGAAAGTCACAAAAGGATTAGGCGTCTTCTATCTGATCCTTTCTCCACGAATTCTTTGTCTAAGTTTGTCAAGAAATTTGACAAAATGTTATGCGAAAGGCTGAAGAACTTAGAAGAAGGTGGGAAAAGCTTTGTGGTGCTTGAGTTCAGTATGAAG TTAACATTTGATGCAATGTGCAACATGCTAATGAGCATCACAGAGGAATCCCTGTTGCGAGATATCGAAAGAGACTGTACCTCTGTTTCCGATGCCATGTTATCCATTCCCTTCATGATTCCAGGCACCAGATATTACAAAGGCATCAAG GCTCGTGAAAGGCTCACGGAAACATTTAGAGAGATGATTAGTAGACGGAGGAGTGGAAAGGAGTCTCCAGAAGACTTCCTACAGTCCATGTTACAGAGAGACTCATATCCTTCTTCTGAAAAGCTTGATGACTCAGAGATTATGGATAACCTATTGACATTGATAGTTGCAGGACAGACCACTACTGCAGCTGCAATGATGTGGAGTGTCAAGTTTCTTGATGAGAACAGAGAAGCACAGGACAAGCTTAGG GAAGAACAATTGTCAATCACCAGAAGCAAGCCTGAAGGAGCTTCACTTGCTCTTGAAGATCTTAACAACATGTCCTATGGTTCAAAG GTCGTCAAAGAAACATTAAGAATGTCGAATGTCTTGTTGTGGTTTCCCCGTGTAGCACTAAATGACTGCAAAATAGAAG GTTTTGAGATAAAGAAAGGATGGCATGTAAACATTGATGCAACTTGTATACACTATGACCCAGATCTGTACAAGGACCCTAGGCAATTCGACCCTTCAAGATTTGAT GAAATGCAAAAGCCATATAGTTTCATACCTTTTGGATCAGGACCCAGGACATGCTTAGGAATGAATATGGCAAAAGTGACGATGTTGGTCTTTTTACACAGACTGACTAGTGGATACAA GTGGACAGTTGATGATCTTGATGTTTGCCTAGAAAAGAAGGCACATATTCCTAGACTGAGAAGCGGCTGTCCAATAACTTTGAAGCCCATATGA
- the LOC142624128 gene encoding cytochrome P450 716B1-like isoform X2, with translation MFNLSKKMLLSLAPNHYDINFVAAFSVVFIFLVSKAWRRVTSGKNDIPGRLGLPYLGETISFLSATNSTKGCYDFVRLRRLWYGKWFKTRMFGKIHVFVPNPEGARMVFANDFVHFNKGYVKSMADAVGEKSLLCVPHESHKRIRRLLSDPFSTNSLSKFVKKFDKMLCERLKNLEEGGKSFVVLEFSMKLTFDAMCNMLMSITEESLLRDIERDCTSVSDAMLSIPFMIPGTRYYKGIKARERLTETFREMISRRRSGKESPEDFLQSMLQRDSYPSSEKLDDSEIMDNLLTLIVAGQTTTAAAMMWSVKFLDENREAQDKLREEQLSITRSKPEGASLALEDLNNMSYGSKVVKETLRMSNVLLWFPRVALNDCKIEGGQLMILMFA, from the exons ATGTTCAATTTGTCCAAGAAAATGCTACTTTCTCTAGCACCGAACCACTATGACATTAATTTTGTTGCAGCGTTTTCTgtagtatttatttttctcgTGTCAAAAGCTTGGAGAAGAGTCACAAGTGGAAAAAATGACATCCCTGGCCGGCTGGGGTTGCCTTATCTTGGTGAaaccatttcttttctttcagcCACTAATAGTACAAAAGGATGCTACGATTTTGTTAGACTCCGCCGACTATG GTACGGGAAGTGGTTCAAGACAAGGATGTTCGGCAAGATCCATGTGTTTGTTCCAAATCCAGAGGGTGCAAGAATGGTTTTTGCTAACGATTTTGTACACTTCAACAAGGGGTATGTGAAATCAATGGCAGATGCGGTTGGAGAAAAGAGCTTGCTTTGTGTACCACATGAAAGTCACAAAAGGATTAGGCGTCTTCTATCTGATCCTTTCTCCACGAATTCTTTGTCTAAGTTTGTCAAGAAATTTGACAAAATGTTATGCGAAAGGCTGAAGAACTTAGAAGAAGGTGGGAAAAGCTTTGTGGTGCTTGAGTTCAGTATGAAG TTAACATTTGATGCAATGTGCAACATGCTAATGAGCATCACAGAGGAATCCCTGTTGCGAGATATCGAAAGAGACTGTACCTCTGTTTCCGATGCCATGTTATCCATTCCCTTCATGATTCCAGGCACCAGATATTACAAAGGCATCAAG GCTCGTGAAAGGCTCACGGAAACATTTAGAGAGATGATTAGTAGACGGAGGAGTGGAAAGGAGTCTCCAGAAGACTTCCTACAGTCCATGTTACAGAGAGACTCATATCCTTCTTCTGAAAAGCTTGATGACTCAGAGATTATGGATAACCTATTGACATTGATAGTTGCAGGACAGACCACTACTGCAGCTGCAATGATGTGGAGTGTCAAGTTTCTTGATGAGAACAGAGAAGCACAGGACAAGCTTAGG GAAGAACAATTGTCAATCACCAGAAGCAAGCCTGAAGGAGCTTCACTTGCTCTTGAAGATCTTAACAACATGTCCTATGGTTCAAAG GTCGTCAAAGAAACATTAAGAATGTCGAATGTCTTGTTGTGGTTTCCCCGTGTAGCACTAAATGACTGCAAAATAGAAG GTGGACAGTTGATGATCTTGATGTTTGCCTAG
- the LOC142626265 gene encoding protein HYPER-SENSITIVITY-RELATED 4-like — MEASSSSVETKLATAKTVLSAAASVAATAMLVRSIAQDFLPHEFQGLLFSGIRSFFNRFSSQITMVIDEFDGLINNQIYEAAEIYLGGKISPNTQRLKVSKSDKEKDFTIAMERNEEVMDIFNGVELNWVLVCRQVESRSFHNPRDLNSALRSEVRSFELTFHKKHKDMVLTHYLPYIVQEAKSKKQETKSLKIFTVSPDSMYGNLADVWTSTNLDHPATFDTVAMDLEIKNFILEDLERFVKRKEYYRKVGKAWKRGYLLYGPPGTGKSSLIAAMANYLNFDIYDLELTEIQFNSELRRLLIAMANRSILVVEDIDCTIEFQDRSAESDSSSHSQQRQVTLSGLLNFIDGLWSSCGDERIIVFTTNHKDKLDSALLRPGRMDVHIHMSYCTPCGFSVLAANYLGIKEHALFGEIEEAIGTTQVTPAEVAEQLIKHDESDIVLKGLIEFLKVKRIEIEEAKAKKNEIADQGGDEEKQSDQEHECVTVKDKKLDTDEKVDN; from the exons atggaggcCTCATCTTCTTCTGTAGAAACCAAATTGGCCACAGCAAAGACTGTTCTCTCAGCCGCAGCTTCTGTGGCTGCCACTGCTATGCTTGTTCGATCAATAGCCCAAGATTTCTTGCCCCATGAATTCCAAGGCTTGCTTTTCTCTGGCATCAGAAGCTTCTTCAATCGCTTCTCGTCCCAGATCACCATGGTTATCGACGAGTTTGATGGTCTCATCAACAACCAAATCTACGAGGCTGCAGAGATATACTTGGGTGGCAAAATCTCACCCAACACACAAAGACTCAAGGTGAGCAAGTCCGATAAAGAAAAGGACTTTACAATCGCCATGGAACGCAATGAAGAAGTGATGGATATCTTTAATGGGGTTGAGCTCAATTGGGTTTTAGTCTGTCGCCAAGTTGAGTCAAGAAGCTTTCACAACCCGCGTGATCTCAATTCCGCACTACGCTCTGAGGTCCGATCTTTCGAGCTTACTTTCCACAAGAAACACAAAGACATGGTTTTGACTCATTACTTACCCTACATTGTACAAGAAGCGAAGTCCAAGAAACAAGAAACCAAGTCATTGAAGATCTTCACTGTTAGCCCTGATAGCATGTACGGTAATCTAGCAGACGTGTGGACCTCAACGAACCTTGATCACCCAGCAACATTTGACACGGTTGCCATGGACTTAGAGATCAAGAACTTTATTCTCGAAGATCTTGAAAGGTTTGTGAAGAGGAAGGAGTACTATAGGAAGGTTGGGAAGGCTTGGAAGAGAGGGTACTTGTTGTATGGTCCTCCGGGTACTGGGAAATCTAGCTTGATTGCTGCAATGGCGAATTACTTGAATTTTGATATCTATGATTTGGAGCTTACGGAGATTCAGTTCAACTCGGAGCTTAGGAGGTTGCTCATTGCAATGGCCAACAGGTCCATTTTGGTGGTGGAGGATATTGATTGTACCATTGAGTTTCAGGACCGATCGGCAGAATCAGACTCTTCAAGCCACTCCCAACAGAGACAG GTGACATTGTCTGGCCTGCTCAATTTCATTGATGGGCTTTGGTCGAGTTGTGGCGACGAGCGGATTATCGTTTTTACCACCAACCACAAGGACAAGCTAGACTCGGCATTGTTGCGCCCAGGACGCATGGATGTCCACATTCACATGTCCTATTGCACCCCATGTGGATTTTCAGTTCTTGCTGCTAATTATCTTGGGATTAAAGAGCATGCACTGTTTGGAGAGATTGAGGAGGCTATTGGAACCACACAAGTAACCCCAGCTGAGGTAGCAGAGCAACTGATTAAGCACGACGAGTCTGACATTGTTCTTAAGGGATTGATCGAATTCCTCAAAGTGAAAAGGATAGAAATTGAGGAAGCTAAGGCCAAAAAGAACGAAATAGCAGATCAAGGAGGAGATGAAGAAAAGCAAAGTGATCAAGAACATGAGTGTGTGACTGTGAAAGATAAGAAATTAGACACTGACGAAAAAGTTGACAATTAG